A genomic region of Acipenser ruthenus chromosome 9, fAciRut3.2 maternal haplotype, whole genome shotgun sequence contains the following coding sequences:
- the mzt1 gene encoding mitotic-spindle organizing protein 1: MANAANINAVRETMDVLLEISRLLNTGLDMESLSICVRLCEQGINPEALSSVIKELRKASEGLKTSENSTS; the protein is encoded by the exons ATGGCTAATGCTGCAAATATAAACGCTGTTCGAGAGACTATGGATG TTCTTCTGGAGATCTCAAGGCTTTTGAACACTGGCTTGGACATGGAGTCACTTTCCATTTGTGTTCGCCTTTGTGAGCAAGGAATCAATCCAGAGGCCCTTTCTTCTGTAATAAAGGAGCTCCGTAAAGCTTCAGAGGGATTAAAG ACATCTGAAAACAGTACAAGCTAA